In Thermus antranikianii DSM 12462, one DNA window encodes the following:
- a CDS encoding single-stranded-DNA-specific exonuclease RecJ — protein MKDRVRWRLLPLPPLKEWREVMEAFGVGPEAALAYWHRGVRRPEDLKPSLGLLPLRGLKEAVELLLWALEGRKRIRIHGDYDADGLTGTAILVRGLRALGAEVHPFIPHRLEEGYGVHPKRIPEHLEAADLFLTVDCGIANHAELRELVENGVEVLVTDHHTPRDTPPPGLILHPAYTPDLKEHPTGAGVAFLLLWALHERLGLPPPLEYADLAAVGTIADVAPLWGWNRALVREGLERLKDSRLLGLRLLAESVGYTGKAHEVAFRIAPRINAASRLGEAEKALRLLLTEDEEEAKGLVEELNRLNTRRQAIEEEMLKRLLPQADPEAKAIVLHDPEGHPGVMGIVASRILEATLRPVFIVVQGKGTVRSLPPISAVEALRSAEDLLLRYGGHREAAGFAVDEAHFPRFKERMEAFAASFPDPVREVPLVGFLPPQSFLPELYEALVALEPFGEGNPEPLFLLTGSPEEVRSMGGQPQRSHLGGKHLSFRLRGIRVVAWRMGERAAAMPSELEAAVLLVENRWNGTVSYEAQALDFREPGELEGGISPFAFPISLAEALARAKMGEGVYVPEENLEGLEYAKKAGFRLLAPEEASLWLGLPPSPVGSARKGYVWVPRGPVYVALGSVTQKRLAALPVLDTWEGRLRALVGQRLLFAYQRGHAPLFSEALLAYWAVLSDRADALV, from the coding sequence ATGAAGGACCGGGTGCGCTGGCGTCTTCTTCCCTTGCCGCCCTTGAAGGAGTGGCGGGAGGTGATGGAGGCCTTTGGGGTGGGGCCGGAGGCTGCCTTGGCCTACTGGCACCGGGGGGTGCGCCGCCCGGAGGACCTGAAGCCTTCCCTGGGCCTTCTTCCCCTCAGGGGCCTGAAGGAGGCGGTGGAGCTTCTCCTTTGGGCGCTAGAGGGGAGGAAGCGCATCCGCATCCACGGGGACTACGATGCGGATGGCCTCACCGGGACCGCCATCCTGGTGCGGGGCCTCAGGGCCTTGGGGGCGGAGGTGCATCCCTTTATCCCCCATCGCCTCGAGGAAGGGTATGGAGTCCACCCCAAGCGCATCCCCGAGCACCTGGAAGCCGCCGATCTTTTCCTAACGGTGGACTGCGGTATCGCCAACCATGCCGAGCTTCGGGAGCTTGTGGAAAACGGGGTGGAGGTTCTGGTGACCGACCACCACACGCCCCGCGATACCCCTCCTCCGGGCCTCATCCTTCACCCCGCCTACACCCCGGACCTTAAGGAGCACCCCACGGGAGCCGGGGTGGCCTTCCTGCTTCTCTGGGCCCTCCATGAGCGGCTGGGCCTGCCCCCGCCCCTGGAGTATGCCGACCTGGCGGCGGTGGGCACCATCGCCGACGTGGCCCCCCTTTGGGGGTGGAACCGGGCGTTGGTGCGGGAAGGGCTTGAGCGCCTTAAGGACTCCCGCCTCTTGGGGCTTCGCCTTCTTGCGGAGAGCGTGGGTTACACCGGAAAGGCCCACGAGGTAGCCTTCCGCATCGCTCCCCGCATCAATGCGGCAAGCCGCCTGGGGGAGGCGGAGAAAGCCCTTAGGCTTCTTCTCACGGAGGACGAGGAGGAGGCTAAGGGTTTGGTGGAGGAGCTCAATCGGCTGAACACCCGCCGCCAGGCCATAGAGGAGGAGATGCTAAAAAGGCTTCTTCCCCAGGCTGACCCCGAGGCCAAGGCCATCGTTCTGCACGATCCCGAGGGGCACCCGGGGGTGATGGGCATCGTGGCGAGCCGCATCCTCGAGGCTACCTTGCGCCCGGTCTTCATCGTGGTCCAGGGGAAGGGCACGGTGCGAAGCCTCCCCCCCATCAGCGCCGTGGAGGCCTTAAGGAGTGCCGAGGACCTTCTTCTCCGCTATGGAGGCCACCGGGAGGCTGCGGGCTTTGCCGTGGATGAGGCTCATTTCCCCCGGTTTAAGGAGCGGATGGAGGCCTTTGCCGCCTCTTTCCCCGACCCTGTGCGGGAAGTGCCCTTGGTGGGGTTCTTGCCCCCTCAGTCCTTCCTCCCCGAGCTCTATGAAGCCCTGGTGGCCTTGGAGCCTTTTGGAGAGGGTAACCCCGAGCCCCTTTTCCTCCTAACCGGCTCCCCAGAGGAGGTCCGCTCCATGGGGGGTCAGCCTCAAAGGAGCCATCTGGGGGGCAAGCACCTCTCCTTCCGCCTGAGGGGGATTCGGGTGGTGGCCTGGCGCATGGGGGAGCGGGCGGCCGCTATGCCCTCGGAGTTGGAAGCCGCCGTCTTGCTGGTGGAAAACCGCTGGAACGGTACCGTGTCCTATGAGGCCCAGGCCTTGGACTTCCGGGAGCCAGGGGAGCTGGAGGGGGGGATATCCCCCTTTGCCTTTCCCATCTCCCTGGCGGAGGCCTTGGCCAGGGCCAAGATGGGGGAAGGGGTCTATGTTCCAGAGGAAAACCTCGAGGGACTGGAGTACGCGAAGAAGGCGGGGTTTCGCCTGCTGGCCCCGGAGGAGGCCTCCCTTTGGTTGGGCCTGCCGCCTTCTCCCGTGGGATCGGCCCGAAAGGGCTACGTTTGGGTACCCCGGGGGCCGGTGTATGTGGCCCTGGGGTCGGTTACCCAAAAGCGGCTCGCCGCCCTGCCTGTCCTCGACACCTGGGAAGGGCGGCTTAGGGCCTTGGTGGGGCAGAGGCTCCTCTTCGCCTATCAGCGAGGGCATGCCCCCCTTTTCAGCGAGGCTCTTTTGGCTTACTGGGCGGTTTTGTCCGATAGGGCAGATGCGTTGGTGTGA
- the hisA gene encoding 1-(5-phosphoribosyl)-5-[(5-phosphoribosylamino)methylideneamino]imidazole-4-carboxamide isomerase, with protein sequence MLLIPAVDLKGGKVVRLYEGDPGRETPYGDPVAAALRWQEEGARLLHLVDLDRALGKGDNLEALRRIAQEIRIPFEVGGGVRSLEVLREILLLGASRVVVGTVAVKHPALLEAMLAEVGPARLAVALDARGLEVVVSGWQEAASLSALDLLGRWEAMGVRTVIYTDVRRDGTLKGLDLEVVARVREAWPHELIAGGGIAGPEDLLGLKRLGVEGALLGKALYEGRVRLSDYKEGVF encoded by the coding sequence ATGTTGCTGATTCCCGCCGTGGACCTGAAGGGGGGCAAGGTGGTCCGGCTTTACGAGGGGGACCCGGGGCGGGAAACCCCGTACGGGGATCCGGTGGCGGCCGCCTTGCGCTGGCAGGAAGAGGGGGCCAGGCTCCTGCACCTGGTGGACCTGGACCGGGCTCTGGGAAAGGGGGATAACCTCGAGGCCCTCCGGCGGATCGCCCAGGAGATACGCATTCCCTTTGAGGTGGGGGGTGGGGTGCGTTCCCTGGAGGTTCTCCGGGAGATCCTCCTGCTCGGGGCTTCCCGGGTGGTGGTGGGCACGGTGGCGGTGAAGCATCCTGCTCTCTTGGAAGCCATGTTGGCGGAGGTGGGGCCCGCAAGGCTAGCGGTGGCCTTGGATGCCCGGGGCCTCGAGGTGGTGGTCTCAGGTTGGCAGGAGGCTGCTTCCCTTTCCGCCCTGGACCTCCTTGGGCGTTGGGAAGCCATGGGGGTGCGCACGGTGATCTACACCGATGTGCGGCGGGATGGGACCCTGAAGGGCTTGGACCTGGAGGTGGTGGCCCGGGTACGGGAAGCCTGGCCCCATGAGCTCATCGCAGGCGGGGGGATCGCTGGCCCGGAGGACCTTCTGGGTTTAAAGCGCCTGGGGGTGGAGGGTGCCCTTTTGGGCAAGGCCCTCTACGAGGGGCGGGTGCGCCTTTCCGACTACAAAGAGGGGGTATTCTAA